aaatataaatatttttttaatattagagatttgattgtatattttttgaCGGTACATATGCTAATCAAATATTAGCATTATGCTGGAGTTGTTCTAtcagtttaggattttttttgtttccaaatTAGATTATNTAGAGCCGTCAAAATGGGCTTGGCCCGCGAGGCCGGCCCAACCCAACCCTTGAATTAAATGGGGTTGGGCTTAATTTTTTTGGCCCATTTAGGAATGAGGCTTTTTAGCCCAGCCTCGTTTGGCCCGTAGCCTCGTAGGGCCAACCCGCAAGCCTCAGAGGCCAGCCCGTGGgctattaatttttaaaaatattttttatatatatttttagtagtgttttatttgtaaagattttatcaataaatatatttaaaatatcaatataaaatgaagactatattttttacatatcttttacattttagggtcattagcccactaaattttcttattagccCAAGTTCATTGCTCCATTATAACTATGAATCTTTGACCTcctttacttttgtttttatgcCTAATTTTCACTTCTCCTTTATTGTCttgttttatgaaaataattatcatgtaattttttttgctcGGATGAATCTTATGAATGTTGTTTCTTGGCTATTATGTATTTGTTTTGTAAATATTCACTGAAGTATGTATAAttcatgaatgaatttatgtatgtattgaTGTTGTGTCCATCAGACATCGACGTTCGTATCTTTTCTAAGAGGAAAATGTTGTCCGTTTTTTGGTTGAAGGGCCAACCCGTCCCAACCCGTGGTCCGCTTAGGGCTGGGTTGGGCTGCTATTTTATCGGCCCTTTAATTAAAAGGGCCAGCCCATCCCAACCCATTTAACTCTCTAGCCCgttagggttgggttgggttgggttgggccagcccattttgacagctctagtTAGTGTCAGTGTTGCATATATCTAGAAGGAGAAACTGTATgctctaaggggtcgtttggttactGTATAAGAGACatcttattcatgtataaaaagtTGCATTAGCTTTACTGTGTTTGGTAGAAGTTTTGTATTCGATATAAAAGTCAACATAACTTATaccatgtttggttggtaagaatttaaatgttgtataaaagttattcatgtattaatttataCGGTGTTTGGTTGCATTTTTTGTAGtcctacataattaataccAACATAACTTATGAGAGAATTTATGTATAAAGTTATGCAGGGTAGaaggtggaataagttatgtgactattagttatacatgtattaaaatgaTAAGTTACATATTTaccctattaatttattttattttttttaattggaaactTTACTGTTTCCTATATacgtttgttgtttttatttctttttatatatagatcattttcatttcttttaatttattttattttttttaattggaaactTTACTGTTTTCCTATCTacgtttgttgtttttatttctttttatatatagactattttcatttttttttatatatatttactgtttttatttatttatgcaaatataaatatttttttaatattagagatttgattgtatattttttgaCGGTACATATGCTAATCAAATATTAGCATTATGCTGGAGTTGTTCTAtcagtttaggatttttttgtttctaaattagattatttttcagtttagttgtttttgttttgtctaTTTTGTTGACCGACTTGGTCACTCTTGGACCTTGTTTGgacacatttttatttgatgaatTGGACATGGTCCAATgttgattaaaataaaataaaaatattagcattgtatattattcaatatattccACATTTTATTagcatgtattattattttgtaaataatatatattaataatttactacAAGTTTAATATAATAgttaataatttatgtattgtAATCtctacataaataaataatacctacataactaatatccACATAGCTAATACCCACATAAttaaaccctgcataactaatacctgcataactaaatcctgcataactaatacctgcataactaaatCCTACATAACTAAAtcctgcataactaaaccctacataactaatatctGCATACTAAATCCTGTATAGCTAATAtctgcataactctaaccagtaACCAAACCGCCCCTAAATTATTAGGGTTAATGATAGTACAAAGGACTACCGCGTCTTTTCTTTTTGCTTGGACTAGAAGAAATAAAACTTTTTCTTAAGAAGATATGTAGGGCAAGCCAGATTTTTGTGTTACTTTCAGCTAACCTTGTATTTTAGCTGTtgtttaagttaaaaaaatttgcCCCAAAACAAACTCTGAGATTAAAGTTGACAATCGTTTTCTATTATATccttaatattaatgaaattgtagttatTTTAATACTGTTAAATTCTTCAAATAGACCTAATAAATAAAGGTATTTTAGTAAATCATAGGAGTACCTTATACagttattttaaactatatataCCTTTAACATTAAAGTAGTAGTTctttaatattactaaattctTATTATACCTtgtatttattgtttttctCAATGAATTGTGGAAAAAACTACTAAGGTTGGCACATCGGACAAAAGTCATAAGAACAAATATCATACAATTGAGGTTTTAGGTATACAGGACAAAATTATAGCACTAGAGACTCTTGTAAAACATTATCGGACCATTGAAAAGTTATCAAAACCATAACAAACTTAATGTTGTATTAAGCATCCTGCAAGAAAAGAATGTGATATATGACGATTGATTCCACGGCACGAACCTGTGATACGGACAACTTATTTTGGAGGGCAGTCTGTTGGTCGAAAAGCCAAAGGACCAGCAGTATAAATTACAGCTTTATAATCACTTCTATCAATAACTTTATCATCAAATCTTAGTGGTGCACCATTGATTCcataattaatattactaaaaacatTGCATTTTTCTTGTGGAGAATTAACCAATTTCACACGACAAGATTGAAGTGGATGATCAAGATAAGAATGTCCCATTTTATAACCTCGTAACTCTGCATAAAAATAACCATATTCATTTGTCTCAAATGCCTTATAAAAATTCACTCTTTTCTGGTAGTTTTTGCATATGACACTAATTTTAGCAGATGCAATTGGCTTTGCCCCTAATAATGACCATGATCCATAAGTATCACAACTTTGACAGTACACCATACCTTCAACCACCACAGTCATCTCAACGGGCTGGGCCGGGCCATGACCATACCCGAATGATAGAAGGAGTGACGATACGAATAGGATAACTTGGATTTTAATAGCCATATCTTGTGTGAAATTAATTTCTTGATGATGTTAATGACATTTGAAATGATTAttcctatgtatatatagttgtTATTTGGTATGGAATTGACATTTTTTGTTGATAAATAACGTGAAGGCCACTATTGTGTTTGTTAGAGTTGAAGACTCATATATCCTTAGATTGATTAACGTGATGACCATTTTCTCaagtttgtaattacattgaTATAAATATAGTTGAAGGAGTTGACTTATCTATTTATTAATAACGAATAGGAATCAGATAGCGCTGAGACAAATTTAGGATTTAAACtcgtattttcaaaattatgtgttCAGACCTATTTATTAAAATCTCAGTGCATTTTTACGTATAAATCAATACTTCATATCAAAATTACTGGAttcatattaattcaatatCACAACACACCATTCGCCCCTGATGGTTAGAGATTGTTATTTACATTATTGGTGTAGTTTAACATGTGATAGTagatagttattatttttatcagattatcaattaatatttatcaagaaatataacaaattacttgattaataattattttgtacaTCAATGTCAATGCATAAAACTTTaagttttctataaatataacCGGCCAAAGAACTATGCCAAACGCCCATTTTCTCCTTTGAATTCAACTAATTCGCGAGAAGCCTAAATGAATTAATGTTATCAGTGTAATTAAACATGTTATgttaagttatttaattgttgttatatgaatatatgttacCACTATATACTTATTAAATAAAGTTACATATAAGTATATTCATCTGACgtgattatgtaaatatttttttacgaCATGAAtacataaaacttaaattaccTTTCGACTTCTATGATGATGTTTGATGCATGCATGGACCTTAGGAAAAGTCTTAAGTATATTTATACATGCGTAACACTTCGACAATGGGGCAAATAAAGTAAATGGTAGAATAGATTGGTcaatttactaatttttttaaaatgaaaagtcCATGATGACAAATTGAATATTTAGTCTATTTGTATAGTtctattattataaaaatataagagtATGACTGATTTGTTtaataaaatagagaagaatttgtcgatacaagaaaaaataaattaatcacatTGCTTGCTTTCCAATGGATTGATCTTAATAGAGCAAAACATAACTTCTGAGATAttatgatacaaaaaaaaattaggtctTCAGGAGTAAAATTTAAAGACCAGAACAAAATAGGGCAAATGTGTTCATGACAAATGGTTATTTTACAATTTAAGTGTGGAAAAGTGACTATTTGTAAATTTTATCCCTATAAACTGCGAAAATCGAGTTTCTAAAAGGTTTTGCAAAAACTAAATTCGAATATCTCAAAAAACAAACACTAacttcttttgaaaaaaataaataaaagcaaCTCAAACAGATAGAGGATGCAAACTCAActtgtgcatattttcaaacAAACACTTGTGAAAAAGAATGAATTCTAGTGATACATAAGAACAAAATTTGCTTCAATTTGAGAACTAagttcattttttcttcttttgtaggcataaaagagagaaataagtgtaatatatataaataaatatacaagGAAAAAGAGGCTGTGAATTTCACTTTCTGACTTTGTCATGTGGACGCCAAAAGCCTTTTTTAGCAACAAGAAACTGTTCTTGCTGCAGATTTACTGACCAATGAAGTGATTGAAGAATTGAGCTAAGCTTGTTAAGCATTGGCATTGTGTCTTGAACTAAAACATATCCGCCTGGTCTCACTATTCTATCCATCTCCACAACTACTTCCACCACGTCGCATCTGCGAAAACAGACAGACCAAAAAGTTCGTCTCGTGAGAAAATATAGGATACAAATGAAACCACAGTAGCTACGACTACTCGACTAGGGTTATAGTGGGATGGATAGGATCCCTCCATTCTTAACCAGAAGTCTCGAGTTTAGCTCTAAGAATGAAAAAAGTTCTGTTAAGGAGCGGTTCCCCCCTTTAATGCGCCTTACATGGCGTGAATCTGGATTAGTCAATAACCCAAAAAGGGTACTGAATACTAGGTAAGAAACCACAATGAACAAATTAATCTGAGAAAGTAGTTATTGAACCTTTGAGTTAAATTTCCGAAGAGGAAGCTGGAATGCAGAAGATCATATGTCCGAGGATAGGTATTGAAGGACTCGCACCAGTCGTGGTATATACCAATCAGCCCTCTGTCAAAGATAATGGAGAGAGTATCTGGCTCACTGATGGGAACGACATTCATTACCCAGAGGGGTCGATCAATGATTGCTGAGGCAAACCTGTAAATGTAATTACCATGGAAAGTCACCAAGTTAGGTCAACAGAGAAAATAAAGTTTGAATGGCAATGCGCGTCTCCAATGTAGTTTCTCTCTTACCCTCCATAACCAGCATTCATGTCCATCACGTTCCTCACGCTTGACCAATTAATAGAAAGGCCTCCAAGGTAAACATCTGAGACCAACGCTGCCCAATGTTTTGTGTCCTCATCAAAAATATCTTCATTATCTGTTTTTTGGGATAAGCGTTCAGGTTTATTGTTGAGCCTCTGGGGCCAGGGTGTAGGCCACTCATATGTATTGCCACTGCTGCTCGTGGGGAGTGGTACAAGGCAGCTGTCCAGAGACGCATACCTGCTCGTATGATATAAAAGAGATGATTGGAGCGGAATGATGACAATGTGATGAAGTCAAGGATACAATGATAATGACCATCAAGGTGTATTGAGCATACCATGAACTATTTGATCTATTGTTCTGGTCACATAGACGTGGATTATTTTCTCTGCGGTTCTCATAGCAGGAAGATGAAACCGGCTTTTGATATATAACTAGCCCGACACCAGCTGAGTCAAAAAAAGTCTTCTTCACCACCTTCCAGCATATTGCTTCAGTTAGTGCAACCATAGCTGCAAATGGAAAGAAAGTAAAGTGCCACTTAAAGATAATGAATAACTCACTTCAAGAAGCTTCACTTTTAAGCTCTGTCTTTCTTGGTCTTCACAGAGCTTGTAGAATAAAATTCAGTTATCGCAAACAGAACAAAGGTATAACAATACCAGTACTAGCCTAATTAGCATTCAGATTGAAGCTGATCATTAAATAAAAACTTATAAGAATGTTAATTCAGAGAACTGAGTATCCACGAGTAAACCTTTCCAGACTTTCTTATCTCTTTCGTCATCTCGGTAAACGGGCGTTGCTGACCATACGAAAAACCCTCCAGGCCTAAGTATCCTGTTAAGTTCCATCAATGGTTTCCCTCCTGCAATTTCAGATTGAATTACCGAGTTTAAAACAGTATAGATGATGGTGTTGGAAATTTGAAAATAGTGAACTACCATCTCCATCCCAATGAACCCTGCATCTTGCACAATGAATCATATCATATGCATTATCTGGAAACGCCAGCTTTTGAGTTCCAATGACTGAGAGAGTAGCAGGAATTCCACGTTCGAGTGCAAACTGTATCTGAGCCTCATGTTCATCCTTTGGTGCAAGTGACATGGTAATGACATTTTTATCCAGCAAATACCCACCAAAGCTAGCAACACCACAGCCAACATCTAAAATGACCCTTATATGCTTTCCCCAGTCAATTTCTGGAAAAGTCTGAATGAAAAAGTAAGAAACATCTCAGGTTAAAAATACAATCAGTACCGTAGGGCTCAAGGGATCATCCCAAATTCCCAACATAATGACTGCAGAACAAATGAAAGATGAAGAAATAACCTCTTCCCTACATGAACAAGAAAGccattgaaagaaaaaaagaaaggacaaaattaaagaacaatGGAAATTAACGAAATAGTACTGCTTCTTCCAGTATACTTGCTGCACACTTAAGAAGCCCaagatgaaaaaatgaaaaaaaaaaagaagcccAAGACCTCACTCAaagaatttcaatttcaaattactCTTTTCTTAGACACTAATCCCTAAGCAGGCaacataaaaaatcatgaatgaaaatgaaaataattaggTGTTAGTGCATGTAGCCGTGTACGAATAGCTTATAAAACAAATACAACATGATTAGATAACTTGGAGAATACACATTTCAATTGTTTATGGGTATCGTATCACTTTCTTTAATGTAATGATTAATGCTACAAACTTCTCTATAAAATGTACTTGAGAAATCCTATGGCCATTGGCCTAGTATGGAATAACTGTGTATGAACATGAATAACCCTTGGCATCTATCTAGAAGCCTTTGCCTTTTGATTACATAAAAGTAACTTTTTTCTCATAGAATGGTTCTaactgcatcatttcatgaaaGAGATATACAGAACCCTACTTGAAAATAACAGAGAAGTATCAATTATCATCTAAATTGACGTATCAAAGATTCACCTGCATTTCATTTTATAGTAGAATTGGTCGAAGGAGCAAGGAGTTAAAAGCTTCTTTGAGACATGTGTAAAGGTTCATATGAAAAACTCAGGACATGCAATATGATGTTCATCAAAGTTGACCAGCCATAACTTCGTCAGTAGAAAATGGATTTTTTCTGATAATCTATCCCTTTGAAATGGTCACAGAACAACGTATAGAGACAATAAAAAACATTATGCATCAAAAGTGGTCACGGCATCCAAACAGTAGCATTTCACATTAAATTTATGGCCAGAAATACAATTTTATTCAATTGACAAAAGCAACGAACTTGGACAAGTATGAAATCCAACAAAGTTTAACAGCAGTCCAAACATATATTGTATACTAATGTAGCTTGATATGATTAAGGACAACATGTATGCAAAGTAGAGACACTACCTTTTGAATTGACTCGATATAGTTAGTCACTCCATCCTTGAACTGTGTTCCACCACCAGGAAAAACAAGATAATCACCAGATTTGACCACCCAATTCTGGTCCTTCTTATATTCCACAAGCTTAGGATGAGGAACGTTGTTATACCATATCTACCCaagttaaaattaaacaaagaatCAGTTACTGCAAAGGTATTTTGACAAGCCAAGCAAAAGATATGAGTAAATTGAACATGATGCTTTTGGATAAACTCCACATCAAAATCATCAGAGAATTGCAACATGTAAAATGAGGAAATCAATCAGTATTTGAACCTATAATGCCCAGAAGTCAAAGTGAAATGATGGGAAACTTGTAGGTTACAATAAGCCATGAGAGTACATTTGAAGCCAATAAGGCGCTTCAGTAGCAAAGATTTTATTGGCAAACCATATTTGCCCATCAGATATTGCACAAATTTATAATCGCTGTCACCCAATGAATAGTAGGATGGTTGTTCTAAAAAAACTATGGTACCTGTGAGCACTCTGAATAGTTGATAAAATGGTCTCAGCCATGATCATGCCTTTCTGATAGTCTCATTTCACAAGAGAAAAAATAGGGGAAAAAGAGGGGAAAATATTGCTTTTTGGACGATTAAAAATAACTGCAACTGATGATCCATTCACAGTCCATGTTATCCACTAAACGGATGCCGAACAATTTATGCAGCCATGAATGTCCAATCTTTTTCTCTATAAATGTGTGGGTAAGGAAAAACTATTACAGCAACAGCTGcctagaagtaaaaaaaaatgattttgacaaTCATAGTGCTAACTCTAACAAGAGCACTAGTGCAGGGAGGTATCCAAGGGGAGGGGTGTGGTTTCACATGCATCCATATTCCATACTACTTAAATATAGATGTGCAAGCCTAAGCTTAAACCTTAAAGTGTCATATGGTGAAATGGTTATTGAGTGCACCTGTACGATTGAGTTTGAAGGTTCAATTCGGGTTTATCTTGTGTTTTAACTAcgttttttcttctatttctcatCTTTATACTTGGCTTATTCtttcaaatattgaaatatCTATTCTCCTTTTGTAATCAtaaaacattaaattaaatgtttatATTAAATCTAGTAGCAGCAGAGGATGTAGCATATAGACAATGGGTTGAACTAAAGACAACATTTCGACATggaatatacatatatatgtgaAAAATCACTAAAACaagtctttttaaaaaaaaataaacctaTAATTTCATAAGTGTAATAGGTTCAACAGTAAGAACGTAATGGTTGAACccatcaaatttaaattgtgGATCCGCCTATCATGATATTGCACCCATCTTCTTGAAATCCTAGATTCTCCCCTACTCTCGCATATCACCCCCAAAATTAAAGCACTGGTAACAGGACAGTCAGTCCTTAACGAAAGCTAAACTTCTCACATCTCTATATACAACCCTTACTATACCTGAACTAACAGCTATAACCACTGTAAGATCCAGCTCCCACTGAACTAACAATTGCCTTTTCTTATAACACTGGTGTCCAAGCCAGCTTGCACGGAGGTAACAGGTAATAGGTTGCCTTTTGGCATTACTGAACTAACAATTGCTTTTTCTTATAACAGTGGTGTCCAGGCCAGCTTGCGCGCAGCTCACTAATGCCACGACGCTACCTGTTACCTCCCACAAGCACAAATACCGAGTAACTCTatcaaaaaggaaataaaaacaGTATACCATGTCACAgttaaaacaaaattagaaaacaAATCTTACCACCAAAAAAACCTATCAATCTCACCATGTCCCTGCTCTTAGGCCATGGAACTGGCAGTTTATACCCATCAGGCAGTGGAATCAAACACCTAGGACTTGGGTCAGGACAATGCCTCTCTCTATGCTCCATATGCCTCCTCGATTTCAGCGCTTTTATAGCCTCCGAATTATCAAGACAAGGTATATAATCAACTGCAACTGCACCCTTACACAGCTTCCAATCAAAATTCTCCACACCCAATTCATCGTTTTTCGTATCGTTCAATCCAAAATCCTCAGATGGGTTTGAATCCTTAGTGATTGGATTCAATTGGGTTTGTGAAATTATCGGATTTGAAGAAATGGGTCTCTCAGAATGGTGCTGAGAAATGTCGGTGGCTAGGAAAACAGGGGATTTTTGTGAGTTTGATATGAGGATGAAAGTGACGAAGATTagtaaaaggaaaaaggagaaCAAAAATGGGATTTTGCGTTCTTTGAAGAGGTTTTTCATTGATGATATGGCCATTTTTCTGGGTTCTTGGGAGAGATCAGAGATCAATAATGGAGATTTTTGTAGTGAGATCTGTAGAGAAAACAGAGGTGAAAGAAGTATCTATCAgtcaaaaaattgataaaaaaaaatagtactactCCATTACTAATGTTTTTGaattatagttttttaaaaaaaggtgtGAACTTGTAGGTTTATGATTATTTGTGTTATCGTGTTAGTTGCTATGTTTTTTCGATTCAGCTCGATTTGAAATTTATCGATTTAATTATTGGTTATCTATTTGTAGATTTGCTAAATTGTTATAGAATCATCCAGATAAATGTTTTGAAGTTTATCGATTTGGCTATTGATTATCATTCAAATATTAGTTTCTCGATTATTGATCGTCATCGGTTTAATGGTTAAGATTTATTgccaaaaaaattattgaaaattgaaaatcacttagaaataaGTTGAGAAATCAAATGAACCATGCACATCAGTTGACATATTGCATCTTGCTAAATAAAAACACTATCACATTGTAGAATAATTGAAAGTTTGAGACTACCTGAAATAAAAGTATGAAAACTAAACCTTAAGTCAAtgactttatatacaaaatggtataagtataattattttatttactatcGGGTTATCAGTTAGCACATTAAGAAAAAACTTTAAACTGTTAAGAATTGATAACccgataataaaaaaaataatcaaaacaacTATTTAAACCATTAAGTCAATAATGCATTATCGATAAACCAATAACTATTGTTCGATTCGAATTACACTAATGTTTTCTACaatgttttattcttttttgtttttagatTTGAGATACTTGATTCATTTTTCGAAAACAATCTCTCTATTctataagataataataaaatttatatacactTTATACTCATCAAACTCGATtggtaaaattttattaaatatgtttttaaaaaaaataaaaaagacaaagaGGGATGGAGCCCATGGGTCATGGGAAGAATTTATCAGCTGACAAGAGAATCTACTGTGGCTGGAATAAAGGCACTTGTACTCTCATGTTTACATtttatttggaatttttttacctattattgtattactattatttcaaaatgagtTCAACTAATATACATCGATGATAATTATGTGAAAGACTTAGTTTACTTTCGTTTAAAACGATAAATCTTAATTGCTGAATATACAACATTACAAAATATCAATCTTCTGCCTTTTGAAAATAAAGGCAAATTTAACCCCATTTAATAACGTTAAAGGTATATTTAACTCCAATTATTAATCACGGGATAAATTTGTTCCATTTCgcatatttcaaaaataaatttgactcttttacccttttttttacAACCTCCCACTTGTGTGAGAAATAATGATTTAGGTGGACTGGCTCAATAGGTATGGAGCATGGTAGGCCACTCTCACTGGCCACTGCAACACTCTTGACTCAATCCAATCTTGCTGACGACTAATTTCATAAATagttgtttttttcattttttattttttattttttatgttaggaagttattaaattatcttttacaaataagaaaattaattttgtcttttccttaatttctttttgttgtCTTGAAAGTTAGTTAACTCTTAGTATAATTAAGTAACTTAACGCTTTGATGGACTATGGAGATTTAAGCGGCTATTTTCATAAATAGGAAGTGTCTATACTTAAATGTACGATAAAATAGATTGAGAAATGTAATACGTATTACACAAATATAATTGATCAACATGATATATCATACATGTAAGCATGCATGATTTGTCACCGCGCCTAATGAATTAATACGACAGTCAGCACATACGACACTTGTCATTGCACATGATGAGTTAGCATGATACATGTCCCACGTCTAAGATGTGTCGCATATGCACGAGAGGAACAACCTTCTATTACACATGT
The DNA window shown above is from Solanum stenotomum isolate F172 chromosome 6, ASM1918654v1, whole genome shotgun sequence and carries:
- the LOC125868240 gene encoding non-classical arabinogalactan protein 30-like translates to MAIKIQVILFVSSLLLSFGYGHGPAQPVEMTVVVEGMVYCQSCDTYGSWSLLGAKPIASAKISVICKNYQKRVNFYKAFETNEYGYFYAELRGYKMGHSYLDHPLQSCRVKLVNSPQEKCNVFSNINYGINGAPLRFDDKVIDRSDYKAVIYTAGPLAFRPTDCPPK
- the LOC125867700 gene encoding probable methyltransferase PMT23, which codes for MAISSMKNLFKERKIPFLFSFFLLLIFVTFILISNSQKSPVFLATDISQHHSERPISSNPIISQTQLNPITKDSNPSEDFGLNDTKNDELGVENFDWKLCKGAVAVDYIPCLDNSEAIKALKSRRHMEHRERHCPDPSPRCLIPLPDGYKLPVPWPKSRDMIWYNNVPHPKLVEYKKDQNWVVKSGDYLVFPGGGTQFKDGVTNYIESIQKTFPEIDWGKHIRVILDVGCGVASFGGYLLDKNVITMSLAPKDEHEAQIQFALERGIPATLSVIGTQKLAFPDNAYDMIHCARCRVHWDGDGGKPLMELNRILRPGGFFVWSATPVYRDDERDKKVWKAMVALTEAICWKVVKKTFFDSAGVGLVIYQKPVSSSCYENRRENNPRLCDQNNRSNSSWYASLDSCLVPLPTSSSGNTYEWPTPWPQRLNNKPERLSQKTDNEDIFDEDTKHWAALVSDVYLGGLSINWSSVRNVMDMNAGYGGFASAIIDRPLWVMNVVPISEPDTLSIIFDRGLIGIYHDWCESFNTYPRTYDLLHSSFLFGNLTQRCDVVEVVVEMDRIVRPGGYVLVQDTMPMLNKLSSILQSLHWSVNLQQEQFLVAKKGFWRPHDKVRK